The stretch of DNA GTGCTCAAGCTGTCCAGGATGGCTCGCCCTTTGGCCGCGGTAGCTTCAGAGGGGCGACCGATGACGCCGCTGGGGCTGTAGTGCTCGATCCCGAGGGTCAGCAGGTGCGGCCGGTCGTCGGCCTGGTGATCAGCGCGGCGGTAGCTCTCGCCGACGAGGTTCGGGTGAGCGTGTAGCAGTAGCGAGGTCTCGAGTTCACCGGCGTGCATGTCCTCGTGGGACGTGGTGACCGCGCCGACGTGCTCGCGGGCGCGGTTCATGTCGCCCCCGCCAGGAAACAGAACCACGCACCGTTCGTCGGTATTGGCTTGCTGGGTGATGTTGGAGAGGACGTAATTTCCACCGTGCCCGTTGACCAGGACCAGCTTGGTAATGTCCGAGCGGCGCAAGGAAACGCGGATGTCCTCGATCATCGCGACCAGCGTTGTGGCGCTGACGCTGACCGTTCCAGGGAAGGATTCGTGTTCGTGCGAGCACGAAACGGTGATCGGCGGCAGCAGGAAAAGGTCGTAGTCCTCGGCGATCCGTTGCGCGATCAAGCACGCAATGACGGTGTCGGTGGTCAGCGGAAGGTGCTCGCCGTGTTGCTCGAAGCTGCCGACGGGAAGCACGGCGACACGTGCCTTCCGGGCTGCTTCATCGGCGGAAGTGGCAGTGGTGAGCACGTCCACGACTCTCCTCAACTTGCTCGCTTCGGCGTCACGCCAATGTCGTCCGCAGCGTACGGCTCAACTGGGACGCCTGATCGTGCGCGCCCGCATCCGCCAACAGCTGCGACGTTCGACGGAGCTGCCGTGCTGTGCGGTGGGACCGCGTATCGGTCGCGATCGTGAGCGAATGCCGCGCCACGGCGACCGCTTCTTCCGGCTGGTCAGCAACGGCATGGGCAACGGCCAACCGCGCAAGCCCGAGTCCGAGGTCCCGGCGGAAGTCCGCGTGCCAGTTCGCGATGCCCTGCTGGAGCGTGGCCAGCGCTTTGACCGGCTTGCCGAGTTCGACCCAACAGTGCGCGGCTTCCATCTCGACATAGCTCGGCGTGCAATACCGCGCGATGTCGCTCTCGTCGTCGGGCTCGTCGGCCGCGTATCGAAACGCTCGGTCGATGGCGCGCGAACATCCCTCGTAGTCTCCGGCCATGGCGTGCCCGTGCGCTTCCTGACGCAGTGCAACCGCCTTGAGGCGCGGGCTCAGCGTCTCCGAGGACCGCAGGGCCGCCTGAGCGAAGTTGATCGTCAAAGCAGGCTTGTGCGCGTCGCTGGCGATATTGCTCTTGCGCATGTGGATGTACGAAGCCAGGTGTGCGTCCTCGGCCTCGTGGGCGAGATCGAGCGCCGTGTTCGACCACGCCATCGCTTCCTGCAACTTGCCCGCGTCTTGGTCGAGCCATCCCGTGAACTCGGCGAACCGCGCGGCGACGTACAACAGCGACCGGTGGCTATGCCCTTGGCTCTGCGCGAGCAGTCCGTTGGCGAAGCTTGCTTGCTCAGCGGCGACCGGAAGCACCGAGCGGGGACCAACGAGGTTGTCGGTGGTGATGTACTGCTTGAGCGTCATCAGCAACGACTCGGCCAACGCCGGCTCGGTGCGCACATTCGCGGCGGGGACAGGTGGGCCTCCCGGCAGAACTACCGCAGCGTGTTTTGGTGGCACCGGTTCGTCAGCGCTATCGCCCGCGTCGAACCACAGCAGTTCGGGCGGGATGCGCAGCCGCCGGGCGTAATGCCGGAGCTGATCCAGCTCGCGCACCCGGTTCCGCCCGGACTCGATCCTGCTGAGCTGGCTTTGGGTGATGCTCAGCCACTTGGCCACATCGGCTTGGGGCAACGGTTTCCGGCCGTGCGCGGGATGAACGCGGTACGCCCGCACGACAGCTCCCATGTCCTTGCCGGCGAGCGCTTGGCGTAGCCGGTCTTCGGCCCAGAACTCGTCGCCGAAGCGCGGGCCTGCCTCCTGATGATTCTTCGGAACGCGCCGACACGGCGAGCAGACGGGCGCGGCGTTGTCCCGGGCAAGTTTGCTGCCGCATCTCGCACAGTGGCGCGATGTTTCTGAGCGGCTGGCTTCTGACCTCATCAAGATCGCTCCCAGTCGATTCGGGTAGCCATCGTATCTGCCAGGGCCAGCCAGTATGCGCGGTACGCATATTTTTCATGCGCGATCCGGGCAATCGTGCCGGTTGCGCGGCCATAGCTTTTACATACGCCAGCACCAACGACGCGAGGAGGTGCCTTCGAATGCACGGACGACTCGCTGTGGCAGTTTCCTCAGCTCGACCGGAACAAGTTTCCCGTAGTGGTCGTACCGCCAAGCGAACGGCCCGCCTGTACTGGTTTTGCGCTCGTGGAGATCCGCAGCGACGTCACGCTACGCCGGAAAGCCTCTCCGCTCTGCCCGTCAACTCCGCGGTCAAGACCTTGTGCGGGTACGCGGCGACGGTGCCGTTGCCGACGCCGAACGACCGGGTTCCGAAGAGCCGAGCGATCACGGCGCGATGTGGCGCGTGCGTGAAGGTCGCGGAATCACTCCAGGCCCGTGAGGTCGTCTGGGATTCGTGATCGTCCGGTGCCCGCTTGATGTGGCGCGGGCGCCGGGTCGAGGGCCGTGCGGTGCGGATGAAGGCCCCCCGCTTCCGCACCGCGCGGTCCGCACTTCCCGCCGAGAGACGAAGAAGCGCAGGAACCTCCCAGTTCCCGTCCAACCGCCTCAACGAGCACTACTCACCATCCAGGCACGGACTCAAGGAGTTCTGATGATCCAACAGCACACGTCGGCCCCGCCGAAGACCGGTGACGTGGTCGAGCTTGGAAAACAGATCCACGACCGGTTGGGCGAAGTCCTGTTCGCACTTCCGGGCCGCAGCACCGTCACCTACGAAGACCTCGGCGATCTTGGCGCCCGGTTGCGCGGCCTCGCCAAGATCTTCGACCGGTACGCGCCCACCCGCCCGATGGCTGAGCGTCCCGGCTCGGCCACAGCTCCACAGGAGAACGCGCGAGTCTGGGTTTTCCCGGGCCAGCAGCGATAACCGACTCCCGGCAAGAGCGTGTCGTGCTCCCCGACACGAGCGCTCCGGCCGGGCGTGGTCTGTGCCGCCAGGACACCCCTCCACCGGCGGTACAGACCACAACCCCAAGGCGCAGAGCAGGAATCGACATCGGCAGCGCCCCGCATCGCTGCCGGTGCAGATCCCCTGCAGCGCCCGAGCCGGTCTCCGCCCCGAACGAGAACCGGCTGGCAATGCGGGGGCTCGATCACCACGCCCGCCCCGAGCGGGTCTCGCCGCGGCGAGATCCGCGTGTGGTGATCGAGTCCCCAGGTAGACGCGGGCCCGTATTCCGCGCGCACCTCACTACAACCTCATTGCGGGAAGTCTCGACCTTGTCAGCATCCTGACTTGGCTCGACCGCCTACGACTGCCGCGCCGAATGCCTACCGATCCGTGCCGAAGCTCCTACGCAACGGCACACCGTCCTATCAGGAGAGTTGTGCATGAACCGCGGAATCAGTGTGGTGTCGCTGAGCGTCGACAGACTGCTAGGGCACACGTACGGGCAGAGCCTCGGCGATGCATTGGCCACGGCATCCCCGAAAGAGCCGGCCACTGTCGCCGCAGTCGTGCGCACCCACCTGCACACCGCCACCGCGATCGGCGACGACCTGATCCGCCAAGTCGCGGCCGACCTCGCGCTTCCTCCCCGACAGCTCGCCGATTTGCTGCACACACCACGGCCACTGCTGTTGAATCCGACCGCGCGTGCGCTGATCGCGGGGCTCCGCGACGCATGCCCCGACATCCGAGTCGTGGTCTGCTCCAACCTCGCCGCCGCCGACCACACCCACGCGAACGCGGTGCGCGATGAACTCGGCCAGTTGCTGGATGCGGCCTATTTCTCCTGCGAGACCGGCCTGGCGAAAGGCACCGGTCCCCCCGTGTTCGAGCACCTCGCTCGGAGCCACGGCGTCGAAGTCGCCGAGATCGTTCACGTCGGTGACACGCTCCTCGAAGATGTGCAGGCACCGCTGTTGGCCGGAGCACGTGCCCTGTGGGTTCACCCCGACCATGCGCGCATTCCGCGGGTAGCCGGACCGGACCGCTACCGTGCCGTTCCCGATCTGGCCGAGGCGATCTGCGAGCTCCGTGAGTGGATGCCGGAAAGCCAACCTCGCCCCGCGTTGCCGGTTCGCGCCGCAGCGCTGATTCGCGATGCCCAACAACGCATCTTGCTGGTACGCGGTCCCGACGACGAAGACTTTTCGCTGCCTGGCGGCCGGTGCGAGGCCATCGGATCCGATTCGCCACCCACCGCAATGGCCCGCGAAGTCCACGAAGAACTTCGGCTGGCGGTCACGCCCGGCAAGCTTGTGTGGGCCGGCTGGTCCGAAGCTGAATCCGCCACCGGTGACAACAAGATCCACTTCGTGTTCGAGGCGCACATCGTGGGGACCAGCGTCCCGGTTCCGGACGCCGGCGAGGTCGCCGAGATCTGCTGGTCCGGTCACCACGAGGCGCTGCGCCTGCTCCATCCCGCCGAAGCCGACCGGCTGCACCGCATCGGTTGCGACCGCAGCCACGGATGGCAGTACGACACCACCCGCCCACTACGGGCTCAAGGCCCGTAGGGCGTGGTGCCTTACGAAGAAGCTACGCCGGACTGCTTGCGGAGTTCCGTGGAGCTCTGGGCCAACAGGGTTTCCAGTTGTGCGCCAGTGATGGCGGCGTCGCGGAGCTGCGCGAAGAAGTCCTCGTAGGCGCGGACGTCGTCGGGCGAATCGAGACGTTGCTGGGCGGTGAGGGATTCGATGAGGACGTGGTCGTCGTAGAGCAGGAAGTTCGTCAGCGGAAACACGGGCATGGCCGCGGTGAACGGCACGACGCCGATGTCGACCTGCGGGTAGCCGAGCAGGGCAAGCAGCCGGTCCAGTTGACCGGCGAGGGTCCGGGGGTCTCCGAAATGGGTGTGCAGGGCGGCCTCGCCCATGATGATCCGGATCGGTTCTGGCCGGGGCTGGTAGAGGATCTGCTGCCGTTCCATGCGTTTGCCGACGATCTGGTCGATTTCCTCGTCGGCTACCCCGGCGGAAGCTGGGCCGCAAGGGCGGGTGAGAACTTCACGCGCGTAGGCGGCGGTCTGGAGCAGTCCAGGCATCATGGCGGGCTGGAACTCCGCGATGCGCGCCGAGGCGGCATCTTCGTTCGTGGTCGCCTGCTGCTCGGCGACAGCACCGCCGTGCTGGCGGTAGCGCTGGCCGAAGGTGGCGTACTCGATGCGGGCGGCACCGGCGAGTTCGAAGAGCTCGTCCAGTTGCTCGGCGGTGGCGTCGACAGCCTCGCCCCACCGGCGAAGGTCGTCGTCGGTGGGACGCTGGCTACCTTGCTCGAGCTTCGACACCCGGGTCTGGTGCCAGTCCAAATGCCGCGCCAACGCACTGCCGGAGGCAAACGCGGTCGCGCGCAGCTCGCGAAGACGTCGAGCGAGCAGTGCTCGCTGCGGCGTGTTCGGGCCTGGCACGCTCGTTCCCTTCTTCTAACGCGAGTCGTACTCGCTCCACGATATTGACTGCGCAATCGCGGCCTCGCGCTGGGCGCACGCATCGGCGATGCACTGCGGATCGGAGGTCGGCTCGGCGCCGAGCCACGCGCCGTCCGCGGAGTAGCGCATCATCCACAGCCTGCGTGCGTCGATGAGCCAGTAATCGGCGGCTTGCACGTCGGTCGGCCATCGATCTCCGCGGACGGGAATGATCCGGACGTCCTCGCCCGCTTGAACGTTGGGGGCGTACGAGGCCAGTTCGAACCGTACGTAGTCGGTCAGCGGTTCGGTCACCACGTGCACGCGCTGGATCCGGCAGCCCTGGCCGACGCGGTGACGGGTGCGTTCGCACCACTGCTGGAGTTCCGCGGTAATCGGGATGCGGCCGGTGCGTCGCCACTCGGCAAGGGCGTCGTCCTCGCTGCTGCCGGAGTAGTTCTGCAGCGTCTCCAACCGAAAAAGCGAATAGCGGAAGGCGGCAAGCTCATCGCGGAGCTGGTCGATGCCGTCGCGTAGGTCGTGCGCGGGCGTCACGGGGTCTTTTCCTGGTAGAGGCGGGCGGCCTCGACGAGGATCTCGGGCTTGATCAGGACACCCGACTCGCCCGGGAGCAGATTTTCCATGTTGGCGAAGGTCTCCGGGTCCATCTCGAGGCCCTGGACGGCCATCATGCCGTTCTCAGCGAGGTAGACACTCTGGCAGCCGGTGGGGTTCGACTCCGGGTCCTTGCAGATCTTGTGCAGGTGCACGACGGCCTCCCGTCTCGTCGGGGCACGAACGCCACGATCTTCGCTTAGAACGACCTTGACTGTCCATAACCTTACTGACAACCTCAACCTAACCGCGCTCTAACCTTGATCGTTGTCGGGTCGCGTTCCCGATAGTCCGTCGGCGGCTTTCCCCTCCCTACCCACCAGGGCGCGAGGACGGCTGACGTACAGGGAGCACACGCGCGTGCGGCGAACGAGGGAAGACCATCGAAAGAGAGGCAGGAAGCCCGGTGAGCACATCTTCCGAACAGGTTCCGGACGACTCGCTGGAGCCGGACGTGAGCCCCGCCGCCGAGGCAACCCAGATTCAGCGGGCGCGGGCGGCGATGGTGCAGCGGTTGTGGGAGCTCGATGCGCTGCGTTCGGAACGTGTCGCGGAGGTCTTCGCCACGGTCGACAGGCACGTGTTCGCGCCGGGTGTGCCGGTGGCAGAGGTCTACGACGCTACGACCGCGGTGCGAACGAAGTGGGACGAGCACGGCAGCGCGATCAGCTCGATCTCCGCTCCACAGATCCAGGCATTCATGTTGGAACAAGCGGATGTCCGGCCGGGGATGCGCGTGTTGGAGGTCGGCTCGGGCGGCGTCAACGCCGCGATGCTGGCCGAACTCGTCGGCGACACCGGCCACGTGACCACAATGGACATTGATCCGGAGATCACTGGCCGGTCCCGAAAGCTGTTGGATGCGGCGGGATACCCGCAGGTGCACGTGGAGTGCGCGGACGCCGAGCATGGCGTGCCCGCACGAGCACCGTTCGACGTGGTGCTGGTGACGGTCGGCTGCTGGGATCTTCCTGCCGCGTTGACGGACCAGCTTGCCGAAAGCGGACGCATCGTCGTTCCGCTGCGGATGCGGGGAATTACGCGATCCCTGTCGTTGCATCGCGCCGGTGACCACTTGCTGGCGGATTCGGCCGAGGTGTGCGGGTTCGTCAAGGCACAAGGTCTTGGCGCGCACCAGGAAAGGATGCTGCTGCTGCACGGCGACCGGATCGCTCTGCGCTTCGACGACGACACCGCACCTGCCGATCCGTCTCGGCTCGACGGCGCGTTGGGTACTGATCGCGCTGACGTGTGGTCCGGCATCACCGTGGAAGCGATGGAGCCATTCGACAGCCTGGGGCTGTGGCTGGCCTCCGTGCTGCCGGGCTCGTGCCGACTCGCGGTCGATCCCGACTACGACCGGGCAATCGACAGCGGTCCGGTGATGGTCGTCCCCGAAGGCCGCTGGTTCCCAGACGCCTACGTGAACTCGCACGAGGACTCGTTCGCCTATCTCGCTACCCGGCGCCTCGACGACGGGCTCTTCGAGTTCGGCGCCCACGCCTTCGGCCCGCACGCCGGAGAGGCCGCCGAGGCGATGGTGGAGCAGATCCGCGCGTGGGACCGCGACTATCGCCACGGCCCTGACCCGGTCATCGCCGTCTGGCCGTACGACGCCCCGGACGACGCACTGCTGTCCCCGGACGCCGCTGCGACCACGGTGATCGCGAAGCGGCACACCAGCATCACGATCTCCTGGCCGCGCCCTTCGGCATAGCAGCCGAGACGGCCAGGTTCGTTTGGAACAGAACAACGAGGAAGGAAACGCATGGCGGCCAACACGACCACGCTGTCCCGCACCGAGGACGTCGACATCAGCGACGATTTCACGCTCGACTTCCAGGTGATCGAGTCCGCGTATCCGCTCGCGAAGTTGAGCTGCGACACCGATGACGGGTGCGGGCAGACCTGCTCCACCAGCGCTTGCAACAGCCAGGCCAACAACCCGTCGTGAACCCTGCCCTCGCCGGGACGCTGATCCCTCTGGCGTCCCGGCGGGAACGCTCTGTCCGATCCAGGAGGTGCGCGTGGCCACGCCGCGCCGTTTTCGTCACGCCGATTTCGTACTGGTTCGAGCGAGCACCGACCCGGGAGGGCTGAGCCTGCCGCGGCTGGATCTGCACACCGCCGAGGATGCCGAGACGACCGGCCGGGAATGGCTCACCGAGTTATGGGGGCGCGATGTCGTACGCACCGCCTTCGGTGTCGCCAGCCCGGCGCTGTGCGAGCAGATCGCCGCCGCAGTCGACGGCGCGAAACTCAACCGCCGCTCCTGGCGCAGCCTGCTGGTCTCGACGTGCTCTTACGTCCTGCGCTGGCAACAGCGCCCCACTCCTTTCGGCCTGTTCGCCGGAGTGACCACCGCGGCGATCGGCGCCTCCACGCGCGTCGTCTTCGGCGAGCAGCATGAGCTGCACCGGCAGATCGACCCGAGCTGGCTCCACGAGTTGATCAGCGAGCTCGAATCCGATCCCGAGGTGCTGGCGAAGGCATCGCTCGTGGTCAACAACGCGGGCACTGTCCGCGGCGACCGATTCGTCGTCCCCAACCATTCCTCCGGTACCGCTGAGGACAAGCCCTCGGCGCAGGTGGCCGCTGGGCTCGATGAGGTGGAACTGGCGCTGCGTCGCACTCGCCCGGTCGATGCCGCACTTGCTGCTGCGCGCGTCCCGATCCCGGGACGAATGCTGTTCGACCAACTACACCGTGAATTCCCGTCGGTTCCGCGTGAGCAGGTCGCGACGTTGCTCAGCGGACTTGTCGCGCACCGCGTGCTGGTGACCAGCCTCCGGGCTCCATCGGCGTGCCCGAACCCTGCCGAGCATGTTCTCGCGCAGCTGGACGATCCCCGCCGCGAAAGCGAGGAGAACGATCATGTCGGCGATGCTCGCGAGGATCTGCGCTCCTTCTTTAGCTCGGGATCGCAGGCGAAGACCACCGTGTCCGAAGCCGCGAGTCCGGCTCGCCCGTCACCTCCGTCCAGTGTGGACGTCTCGCTCGACGGACGGGTCACGCTGCCGGAGCCCGTGCTGCGCGAAGCCGAGTCGGCGGCCTCCGTCCTGCTCGAGGTGACTCCGAGCCCGTTCGGCACCGCCCCGTGGCGCGACTACCACCTGCGGTTCCGAGAACGGTACGGCTCCGGTGCGCTGGTACCGGTACGCGAGTTGGTATCCGACTCCGGGCTCGGTTTCCCAACCGGATTCCTCGGCGCGGCCCGCGAACAAGGGGCTCGTTTGCTGACCGATCGCGACGCCGCCCTGCAAGCGATGCTGCAGGAGACCGTCCTCGATGGACGGACCGAAGTCGCCTTGTCCGAGGAATTGATCGAGCAACTCTCCGTCGGAGACCACCGCGATCTGACGCCGCCCGAGCGGGTCGAGCTGGCCTTCACGATCCACACAACCTCGACCGAGGCCCTGGACCAGGGACGGTTCCGGCTGTGGGTCACCGGGGCTCCGGTGCCGACCTCCAGCATGGCCGGGCGCTTCGCCGCCGTGCTCGACGAGCACGCGCGGCAACAGCTGTCCCGCACCTACCCCACAGGGGACGAGGTGATGGTCGCCCAACTTTCCTTTCCCCCGCGACGCATCGCCAATGAAGCCGTCACCCGCACTCCGGACCTGTTGCCATGGCTGTTGCCCATCGGCGAACACCCGCCAGAGCTCGGCGCCGACTCAGCTCGGTTACTCCATCTCGACGACCTCGCGGTGACTGCCAGCTCCGCCCAGTTCTTCCTCATCCACCGCCCCAGCGGAAAACCGGTGCACCCTTACGTGCCACACGCCTTGGAAACCACCATCTACACGCCACCACTGGCGCGCTTCCTCGCCGAACTGCCCATCGCGCGGCGGGCGGTGTTCGGCCCCATCGACTTCGGTGCGAGCCGGACCCTGCGATTCCTGCCCCGAATCCGACACGGCCGCAGCGTGCTGTCCCCGGCGCGGTGGCTGCTGCACGCCACCGACCTCCCCGGCCCACGCGCCGCGAGCACTGAATGGGAGCAAGCGTTGAAAAGGTGGCGCGAGCGCTGGCGGGTTCCCGCCCACCTGCTCCTCGTCGAAGGAGAACAACGCCTGCCACTCGACCTCGACGAACCGACCCAGCGCAGCCTGCTGCGCGTACGGTTGCACCGAGCAGGCAAGGCGGAGCTTCGCGAAGCAGGTGATCCTGCACGACGCGGCTGGACGGGACGCGCGTGCGAATTCCTGGTGCCGCTCACCGCTAGCCCGAGCCCGTCCGCGCCGCCGGTCAGCCGGAAAGTCGTCGTCCGCGATGACAGCGTCGGCTCGCCCGCCCGAAACGACGGCGCCTTCCCGGGCACTTCATCGCTCGTCTTGTCCAAATTGGAGGGACCCCCGCAGCGGTTCGACACCATCCTGACCGAGCATCTCCCGAACCTGCGCCAGCACCTCGGCGACGAGATCCAACGCCTGTGGTTCCGCCGCCACCACGACACCACCCGGCCTGACTCGGACCACTCGCTACAGCTATGGCTGAGGCTGACCAGCGCCGACCGCTACGGGTCCGCTACGACATGCCTGGCCGGATGGGCCGAAGACCTGCGCGCGTCCGGGTTGCTGGCCCAAGTCAGCTTCGAGACCGCCTGGGCACAACCCGGCAAGTACGGCGATCTGTCCGCCGCCGAGCGGGTGTTCGCAGCCGATTCCGCAGCCGCACTTGCCGAGATCTCCTATGCCGAACAGCTCCAGCTGCCTCGGCCTGCGGTGGCTGCGGTGTCGATGGTTGATCTCGCCACAGCCCTCGCGTCGGACGCGGAGAAGGGCTGGGAGATGGTGATCGCCAGCCTCCCGCAGCAGACCGGTCCGCTCGACACTGCGCTGCGCGAGCGCGCCCTCGGCCTTGCACGTCACCTACAACAGGACCAACCGCACGTCCGCAACGATGCAGTGCAGGCAGCATGGGCCGCGCGCCGCGAAGCGCTCGAAACGTACCGAGCGCAGCTCGACCGGCCGCCGGAATCAGTACTCCGAGCGCTGTTGCACGAACATTTCCGGAGGACCATCGCGGTTTCCCGCGAACAGGAGGAGACCACCAACCGGCTCGCCCGCGCCGTCGCGTTGCAGGCGCTCGCGCTGACCCAACGAGGTGTCGGATGAACCGGCAGCATTTCGCCGCGCCCGGCAACGCGAAGCACGCCGAACTCCTCAGCGTCATGGCGACGCCCCTGACCGAACCCGCCACCGGGCAGGCCGAGCTGGCCCAATCGTTGTCTCGCGGAGCCGCTGGCATCGCCCTCTGGCATCTCGAACGCTCCCACCACGATGTGCCCGAAGCACGGCCTCTGCTGCACCAGTGGGTGCGCGCCGCCCTAGCTTCGCCGATCAGTTCCGCCGAAACCGCGGGCCTGCACGCAGGTCTGCCCGCGATCACGTTCCTGCTGCATCTCGCCGAGCCCGTACTGCCCGAATACCGTCCCGCCATCACCGAGTTCGACCAGCACCTGAGACGGCTCGCCCACCGCCGGGTCGACGTCGCGCTGGAACGCATCCGGCACGGCCGTCCGGCTGGTTTCGCCGAGTACGACCTGATGCGCGGGCTGACCGGGATCGGGCACCTGCTGCTGCACCACCAGCCAGGCACCGACGCCCTGGCCCGCGTCCTGGACTACCTCGTCCGACTGACCAAACCGCTCACCGTCGACGGAGAGACACTGCCGGGATGGTGGGTCGACCACGCACCCGACCAGCTGCTGCCGACACCGGGCGGGCACAGCAACCTCGGCATTGCCCACGGCATCACCGGCCCGCTCGCCGTGCTCGCCCACGCGGCCCGCCGCGCGATCACCGTCGATGGCCACTACGACGCCATAGACCGGATCTGCGCACACCTCGACCACTGGCAGCAGGACAACGCCGGACCCTGGTGGCCGTATTGGATCGACCACCACGACTACGCCCGCGGGTGCCTCACCAGCCACCAGCCGGGACGGCCATCGTGGTGCTACGGCACCCCAGGGATCGCCCGAGCACAACAACTCGCAGGACTCGCCACCGGCGATACCACTCGGCAACACGCCGCGGAGACAGCGCTGCTGGCCTGCCTGAACGACGACAGCCAAACCGACCTGATCAGCGACATGGGGCTATGTCACGGATGGGCCGGGCTGTACCTCACGGCAGCGCGAACCGCCCACGATGGAGCCACCCCGGGCCTCGCCGCACTTCTGCCTTCACTCGCACAGCAACTCGTCCAACACGCCGAAGCCACTCCGCCTCCCGAACTCGGCTTGCTCGACAGCGCGACCGGCGTCGCCCTCGCCCTTCACGCCGTCACGACGGGCGTCCCGATATCCGGATGGGACCAATGCCTCTTAATCAGCTGAACACCTCGGCAGCGCCCGCCGAACTCATCGCGACGGCCGTCCGCAGCGTGATGGCAGGCGAAACCCTCCCCGAAGCCGCCGCAGCCCACGACCTCGACGTCGGCGAGCTCGCTGACGCACTCGACACGTACGACCGGGCTGGGCGCGCCGCCGTGTATGACCGCACGGCAGACACGACCTGGTGGCAAGCACATCTCGAATTCAGCGCATGGGAGCAAGCCGAACTCATCGCAGCCTCAGCCCTCGCACCACTCCTGAACGCTTGGTGCCGGACCGGACTCCTCCGGCAATGGTGGTTCATCCGAAAAGCACCGAGCTGGCGCCTTCGCCTGCAACCCGACACCGACCACGATGCTCTACGCACCCGCGCCGCCGCCGAGCTCGACCGACTCGTCCAGCAAGGTCACCTCGCCAGCTGGCGCCCGAGCCACTACGAACCCGAAGCTCTCGCATTCGGAGGCCCCAGCGGAATCCGCATCGCACACACCCTGTTCAGCGCCGACAGCGCCAACCTCCTCGCTCACCTTCACACCCGCCACGTGCCGCTCGGCCGCGTCGAGCTCTCGATGCTGTTGTGCACCCAGCTCTTCCGCGCCGCGGGACAAGAGCAGTTCGAGGCCGGCGACATCTGGCACCGCGTCACCTACCTGCGTCCGCACCCGCAACACCCCAGTACCGACACCGGACACCACACCGACTTGACCCGGCAGCTACGCACACTGCTGACCTACGACGCTCGCCCCACCGGGCCGCTCTTCGCTCCCGAAGGCTCGCTCCACGCAGCCCACGACTGGGCACACGCCTTCCACGAAGCTGGACGTGACCTCGCCCGCGCAGCACGAGAATCCAAGGTGCACAGGGGAATCCGCCACATCCTCGCCCACCACGTGATCTTCCACTGGAACCGGCTCGGCCTCGACACCAACACCCAGCACGCACTCGCCCACGCCGCGACCTGCGCACTGCTCCCGCTCGAAACCACACCCTGAGCTCGGCACCGAAAACGAGATCATCCCAAGCGTGCCTGCGCCTAATGATGCCGACAGCCCCAAGCGGGTGCGGCCACAACACCTCGTGTTTCGCCCTGGAGCCGACTCCCGCAGAAGGGCACTTATCCGAGCAGTGGCGCCATCGAGTCGGGGCCGTACAGCTCGGT from Saccharopolyspora sp. SCSIO 74807 encodes:
- a CDS encoding FxLD family lanthipeptide, translating into MAANTTTLSRTEDVDISDDFTLDFQVIESAYPLAKLSCDTDDGCGQTCSTSACNSQANNPS
- a CDS encoding DUF6879 family protein, translating into MTPAHDLRDGIDQLRDELAAFRYSLFRLETLQNYSGSSEDDALAEWRRTGRIPITAELQQWCERTRHRVGQGCRIQRVHVVTEPLTDYVRFELASYAPNVQAGEDVRIIPVRGDRWPTDVQAADYWLIDARRLWMMRYSADGAWLGAEPTSDPQCIADACAQREAAIAQSISWSEYDSR
- a CDS encoding NUDIX domain-containing protein codes for the protein MNRGISVVSLSVDRLLGHTYGQSLGDALATASPKEPATVAAVVRTHLHTATAIGDDLIRQVAADLALPPRQLADLLHTPRPLLLNPTARALIAGLRDACPDIRVVVCSNLAAADHTHANAVRDELGQLLDAAYFSCETGLAKGTGPPVFEHLARSHGVEVAEIVHVGDTLLEDVQAPLLAGARALWVHPDHARIPRVAGPDRYRAVPDLAEAICELREWMPESQPRPALPVRAAALIRDAQQRILLVRGPDDEDFSLPGGRCEAIGSDSPPTAMAREVHEELRLAVTPGKLVWAGWSEAESATGDNKIHFVFEAHIVGTSVPVPDAGEVAEICWSGHHEALRLLHPAEADRLHRIGCDRSHGWQYDTTRPLRAQGP
- a CDS encoding helix-turn-helix transcriptional regulator, giving the protein MPGPNTPQRALLARRLRELRATAFASGSALARHLDWHQTRVSKLEQGSQRPTDDDLRRWGEAVDATAEQLDELFELAGAARIEYATFGQRYRQHGGAVAEQQATTNEDAASARIAEFQPAMMPGLLQTAAYAREVLTRPCGPASAGVADEEIDQIVGKRMERQQILYQPRPEPIRIIMGEAALHTHFGDPRTLAGQLDRLLALLGYPQVDIGVVPFTAAMPVFPLTNFLLYDDHVLIESLTAQQRLDSPDDVRAYEDFFAQLRDAAITGAQLETLLAQSSTELRKQSGVASS
- a CDS encoding creatininase family protein encodes the protein MDVLTTATSADEAARKARVAVLPVGSFEQHGEHLPLTTDTVIACLIAQRIAEDYDLFLLPPITVSCSHEHESFPGTVSVSATTLVAMIEDIRVSLRRSDITKLVLVNGHGGNYVLSNITQQANTDERCVVLFPGGGDMNRAREHVGAVTTSHEDMHAGELETSLLLHAHPNLVGESYRRADHQADDRPHLLTLGIEHYSPSGVIGRPSEATAAKGRAILDSLSTSFAEHLALIDAR
- the fxlM gene encoding methyltransferase, FxLD system, encoding MSTSSEQVPDDSLEPDVSPAAEATQIQRARAAMVQRLWELDALRSERVAEVFATVDRHVFAPGVPVAEVYDATTAVRTKWDEHGSAISSISAPQIQAFMLEQADVRPGMRVLEVGSGGVNAAMLAELVGDTGHVTTMDIDPEITGRSRKLLDAAGYPQVHVECADAEHGVPARAPFDVVLVTVGCWDLPAALTDQLAESGRIVVPLRMRGITRSLSLHRAGDHLLADSAEVCGFVKAQGLGAHQERMLLLHGDRIALRFDDDTAPADPSRLDGALGTDRADVWSGITVEAMEPFDSLGLWLASVLPGSCRLAVDPDYDRAIDSGPVMVVPEGRWFPDAYVNSHEDSFAYLATRRLDDGLFEFGAHAFGPHAGEAAEAMVEQIRAWDRDYRHGPDPVIAVWPYDAPDDALLSPDAAATTVIAKRHTSITISWPRPSA
- a CDS encoding helix-turn-helix domain-containing protein: MRSEASRSETSRHCARCGSKLARDNAAPVCSPCRRVPKNHQEAGPRFGDEFWAEDRLRQALAGKDMGAVVRAYRVHPAHGRKPLPQADVAKWLSITQSQLSRIESGRNRVRELDQLRHYARRLRIPPELLWFDAGDSADEPVPPKHAAVVLPGGPPVPAANVRTEPALAESLLMTLKQYITTDNLVGPRSVLPVAAEQASFANGLLAQSQGHSHRSLLYVAARFAEFTGWLDQDAGKLQEAMAWSNTALDLAHEAEDAHLASYIHMRKSNIASDAHKPALTINFAQAALRSSETLSPRLKAVALRQEAHGHAMAGDYEGCSRAIDRAFRYAADEPDDESDIARYCTPSYVEMEAAHCWVELGKPVKALATLQQGIANWHADFRRDLGLGLARLAVAHAVADQPEEAVAVARHSLTIATDTRSHRTARQLRRTSQLLADAGAHDQASQLSRTLRTTLA